The nucleotide window CTCGGTGGCCACGAGCGTGACGTGCCGCTCGCGGCCATCGACCAGGGCGGTCCCGGACACGAGTTCGAGCTGCGCCCGTGACGCGGGGACGACGGCGTGCCGCGCGAGGAGCGCCTCCACCTCGTCCGGGTCGACCCCTCCGGCCACGCTGCCGCCGTCCGCCGCCCCGCCGCGCTCCGGCCCGACGACGCTCAACGCCTGCGGGAAGCGCTCGTGTATCGACCGTTCTATCTGGCGGCTGAAGATGTGGAACGTGCCCGCTCCGGCCAGCACCACGGCGCTCAGGCTCGCGATCGTCGCCATGAGGCGCGCGTTGTCGCGGACCTTGTAGACGAGCTGCGACACGGCCAGCATCCGCGGTCCGCTAAGGTACCAGCGCTCCCGCCGCTGCAGGCGCCTCAAGAAGACGACGCTCCCGTGCCCGAGCAACAGGTACGTGCCGACGACCACCGCCGCGACCACCGGCAGGAAGGCGACGACCACGGCCGACCCCTGCGCCGACGCCGCCACCACGTAGCCGCCCGCGATCAGCGCTGCACCGACGAACGCCAGCGCCGCCGAAGCGCGCGGCGCGGCGCGTTCGCTCCGCGCGCCGACCAACAAGGCCTTCACGCTGCGCCTCCCGACGCGTAGCGTCGCCGCGAGCGTCACCAGCTGGAACAGCACCAGGAAGACGAGCGCCGTCAGCAGCACCGCGCCCGGAACCACGAGGAAGCGGATCGGCGCCCCCATGCCGAGCACCCTGGCGATCGCCATCAGGAACAGCCTCGATAGCAGGAGCCCGAGCCCGATGCCGACCAGCGTGGCCAGTCCGGAGAGCACCGTGCTCTCGAGCCAGATCAGCCGCCGCAGCTGGCCACCGGTGGTCCCCAGCAGGGACAGCAGGCCGAACTCGCCGCTCCGGGCCCTCAAGAACGCGCCGCTCGAGTACAGGACGAAGAAGAACGCGAACAGGCCGACCAGCACCTCACACACGAGGAGGACGGTGCGGCTGGCGTTCCCGCCGTAGATGTCGCCGTTCATCACGTCCGGGTGGAGGATGAACTGCGCGTACACGAAGAAGAGGGTCACGGAGAAGACGCAACTGAGGAAGTAGGCGGCGTAGCGCAGGCCGCTGGCCCGCACGTTGTTAAAGGCGAGCTGCCGGAACGTCACGCGGGTCACCTCCCAGCACGCTCAGGTTGTCGATCACCTGTTGGAAGAACGCCTGTCGCTGCCCCGCCCGGCGCAGTTCGCTGTGGGGCCTGCCGTCCTTGATGAAGACGACGCGCCTGCAGAAGCTCGCGGCGAACGGGTCGTGCGTGACCATCAAGATGGTGACCCCGCGCTCCTCGTTCAGTCGCCTCAGCAGTTCCATCACCGCGAAGGCGGCCCGCGAGTCGAGGTTGCCGGTCAGCTCGTCGGCGAGGATGACGTCCGGACGCGAGACGAGGGCGCGCGCGATGGCCGTGCGCTGTTGTTGACCGCCGGAGATCTCGTGCGTGCGCCTATCGAGCAGGTCCTCGATGCCGAGGAGCGCCGCCACGTCCGCCAGGCGGGCGCGCATGTCCGCGAGGGGCACCCGGTCGAGGACCAGGGGCAGGAGGATGTTCTCCCGCACCGACAACGACTCGAGCAGGTTGTAGTCCTGGAACACGAAGCCGAGGCGGTGGCGCCGGAAGCGGGCCAGGTCCGTCGGGTTCATGCCGGCGGGGTCAACCCCGCCGATCCGCACCGCGCCGGAGCTGGGCGTGTCGATGGTGGCGAGGAGGTTCAGGAGCGTCGACTTGCCGCTGCCGGAGGGGCCCATGACGCCGACGAACTCGCCGGCGACCACCCTCAGGTCGAACGCATCCAGTGCCACGTGCGCGGCGCCGGCGGCGCTCGAGCGGTAGACCTTGGTCAGCTTGGCCGCCTCGAGGACGACTTCGGTGGGGGCGCCGGGCTCGTAAGCGGCGCGCGGGGAGGGTCGTGCTTCGGTCATCATGCCCAGAGGGTAGTGGCGGGGCCGGCGCCCGTGCCAGCGGCAAGCCTTACAGCGGCGCCCCAAGCTTACGCCGCTGTAAGGTGCGCCGCGGCTCACCCACCGAACAGCCCCGCGGTGGCGAACGTCACCGTGAAGGTCGTGCCGGCGCCACGTTCCGACTCGACCGCCAGCCGGTGACCCAGCTCGGCGCACACGCGCGCCGCCAGGTAGAGGCCCATGCCCGTAGAGGCGCTGCGCACGCGGCCGTTGGCGCCCGTGAAGTAGCGCTCGAACACGCGCGGCAGGTCCTCCGGCGGGATGCCGAGCCCCTCGTCCTCCACGCTCAGGCGCGCGGAGCCGCCGGACGCGTCGACGACCACCCCGACGCGCGAACCGGCCTCGCTATACTTGATGGCGTTCCCCAGGAGCTGCCGCAGCACGAACCCGAGCCACTTCGGATCGGTCTCGACCGTCACCGGCGCCTCGGGCGCGACCAGGCCGGGGAACACGCCGCTCCGCAACCAGCTACCCTTCAACTCGTTCACGGCCCGCCGCGCGACCTCGGTGAGGTCCACCGCGGCCGGCCTCAGGTCGAGGTCGAAGCGCTCCAGGCGCGCGCTCGTCAGCATCAGGTCGAGGCCGTGCGCGAGCTCCGCCACCTCCTCCTCCACGCTGTCCCACGCGCCAGGGTCGTGGCGCCCCTCGCGCGCCGTCAGCCCCAGCACCGTGACGGGCGTCTTCAACTGATGAACCCACAGGTCGAGGAAGGCGCGGTGCTCGGCCGCGGCGCTGCGCAGGGCCTGCGTCTCCTCCGCGCCCTCCCGGGTCACGTCCTCGACCAGCCGCACGAGCGCCCGCTGCTCCCGCGTCCGGCCGGGCGGGAGCGGCGCGGACCGGCCGCCGCGCGCCGCCGCCCGTCCGCCGCGGAGGAGCCGCAGGCGGACCTCGCGCCTGAAGGGCGCCTGGAGAGCGTAGTCGAGCGTCAGCAGCGCCACCGCGAAGACGCCCGCCAGGAGCACGATGTAGCCGGCGGTGCCGGGACCGAGCCGCGCCACCGACAGGTGGACGACGAGGAGCAGGAAGAGCGTCCCCAGCGCGAAGCCCAGGATCAGCACCAGCCTGTCGGCCAGGTAGTCGAGGAGCGTCACGCTGCGACCTCCAGGCGGTACCCCTCGCCGCGCACGGTGCGCACGGCGTCACCCAACCCCAGCTCGGCCAGGCGCCGCCGCAGGCGGTTGACGTTCACGGTGAGCGTGTTGTCGTCCACGAACTCCGCGTCGTCCCACAGGGCGGCGAGGAGCGCCCGGCGCTCCACGACCGCGCCGCCCGCGCGGATCAGCGCCGCCAGCAGGAGCCCCTCCTTGCGGGTCAGCTCGACGCGCCCCCCGCCGAAAGTCGCCACCAACCGCTCCGGGTCGAAGGCGAGCCCGCCCGCCTCCAGGCCGGCCTCGGGGGGCGGGGCGGCGCTGTACTCGCCGACCGACCGGCGCAGGGCCGCCCTTACCTTGGCCGTCACGACGTCGAGGTCGAACGGCTTCACCACGAAGTCGTCGGCGCCGTTCTCCATGGCGAGGACCTGATCCATGCCGCTCGAGCGCGCCGAGACGAAGATGATCGGCGCGGTCGTCACGCTGCGGAACTGCCGGCACCAGTAGAAGCCGTCGAAGTACGGGAGGTTCACGTCGAGCAGCACCAGGTGCGGGTCGACCTCGACGAGTTCCGCCTTGAGGTCGTCGAAGCGCGCGGCGCGGCGCGCGTCGAGACCGTAACGGGCCAGGTGCGCCGCGACGATGGCGGCGACCTTGGGCTCGTCCTCCACGATGAAGACGCGGTGCGCCACGGCTACCCTCCCCGCCGGCCCGGCCACGCCCCGGGTCACCCGAGGGCGGCAGGCCGGCCGCAGGGGCTATCCTACGTGGCGGTGACCGACAAGACCGCACCCCACGACCCGCACGACACCCCCACGGCAGACAGCGTCGCCGCGATCGAGCGCAACCTGGCCGGCGTAAGGGCGCGCATCGCGGCGGCCTGCGCGCGAGTCGGGCGCAGGCCCGACGAGGTGCGGCTCCTCCCCGTCAGCAAGACGGTGCCCGAGGAACGGATCCGCATGGCGTACGCGGCGGGCTGCCGCTACCTCGGCGAGAACAAGGTGCAGGAGGCCCTGCGCAAGCACGAGGCTCTGGACGACCTGCCCGACCTGCGCTGGTCCATAATCGGCCACCTGCAGACGAACAAGGCGCGCTACGTCGCGCGCTTCGCGAGCGAGTTCCAGGCGCTGGACGGGTTGCGCGCCGCGGAGGCGCTGGAGCGCCGCCTCGAGGTCGAGGACCGCACGCTCGACGTGTTCGTGCAGGTCAACAGCTCGGGCGAGGAGAGCAAGTTCGGACTCCGGCCCGACGAGGTGGGGGCCTTCGTGCGCGAGCTGCCCAACTTCCCGCGCCTGCGCGTGAAGGGCCTCATGACGTTGGCGCTCTTCTCGGCCGACGAGGCGCGCGTCAGGCGCTGCTTCGTGCTCATGCGCGAGCTGCGGGACGCACTCAGGCAGGACGCGCCGGACGGCGTGCGGCTCGACGAGCTCTCGATGGGCATGTCGGGCGACTTCGAGACGGCCGTCGAGGAGGGCGCCACGGTCGTGAGGGTCGGTCAATCCATCTTCGGCGCCCGAGCCTTGCCCGACTCCTACTACTGGCCCGGCCAGGGCGCCTAGATGAGACCGGCCGATCTCGCGCCGCTCCCGGTGGACGTCGTGTCGGTGCAGTCGCACGTCTGCTACGGCTGCGTCGGCAACAGCGTGGCGGTGCCCACGCTCCAGGCCCTGGGGTTGAACGTCGTGCCCGTCCCGACCGTGTACCTGAGCAACGTGCCGCAGTACGACACGCTGAGCGGCGGGGCGATACCGCAGGAGTGGTTCGAGGGGTTCCTGGCGGACGTCGAGCGTCGGGGGGCCCTCAGGCACGCCCGCGCCGTCCTCACCGGCTACCTGGGAACGCCACGGCAGGCGACCGCGTTGACCGCCTGGCTCGAGCGCATGGTAGCGGCGCGACCCGAACTCCTCGTGGTGGTCGACCCGGTCATGGGCGACCGCGACAGCGGCCTGTACGTGCACGCCGGCTTGCCCCAGGCCATGCCGGCCCTGGCCCGGCTCGCCACCGGCCTCACCCCGAACGCCTTCGAGCTGGAACGCCTCGTCGGTCGTCCCGTCACCACGGTGAGCGAGACCGTGGCGGCGGCGGGCGAGCTGCTAGGCGGGCGCACGCGTTGGGTGGTCGTCACGAGCGCCGCGCCGGCGGCCGCGCCCCCGGGCGAGACGATGGTGGTGATGGTCACGGCCGATTCGCACCAGGTCGTGACGCATGAGGTGGTTGCCTCGGCCGCCAAGGGCACGGGCGACCTGTTCTCCGCCGTCCTACTCCACGGGCTCCTGGCGGGCACGGACCTGGCGGCAGCGGTGGGGGCGGCGCACGAGCGCGTGGCCGCCGTGCTGGAGCGGACCAGTCGACTGGGGTGCGCGGAGCTCGTGCTGAGCTGAGGCGCGGCTCCGCAGGACGTGCTCATCGTCGACGGCTATAGTGTGCGCGGCACGCGGTCCAACCCGGCGCCTCGCGCCGCGACCCTGCCGGAACGGAGCGAGACCTGCCATGAGAACGTCGTTCCAGCGCCTCTTCATCCTCGCCGTCGCCGCCCTCCCCCTCGTGCTGGGCGCCTGCAGTGGACCCGCGCCGTCGCCCGAGGTCCAGGGCGAGTGGAGTTCCACCACGCTCCCGATGACGCTGACCGTCGACCGGAACTACCAGGTCGCCAACGGCGACTTCCACCTCGAGTGGGAGGGCGGGTTC belongs to Trueperaceae bacterium and includes:
- a CDS encoding response regulator transcription factor, which codes for MAHRVFIVEDEPKVAAIVAAHLARYGLDARRAARFDDLKAELVEVDPHLVLLDVNLPYFDGFYWCRQFRSVTTAPIIFVSARSSGMDQVLAMENGADDFVVKPFDLDVVTAKVRAALRRSVGEYSAAPPPEAGLEAGGLAFDPERLVATFGGGRVELTRKEGLLLAALIRAGGAVVERRALLAALWDDAEFVDDNTLTVNVNRLRRRLAELGLGDAVRTVRGEGYRLEVAA
- a CDS encoding YggS family pyridoxal phosphate-dependent enzyme, with the protein product MAVTDKTAPHDPHDTPTADSVAAIERNLAGVRARIAAACARVGRRPDEVRLLPVSKTVPEERIRMAYAAGCRYLGENKVQEALRKHEALDDLPDLRWSIIGHLQTNKARYVARFASEFQALDGLRAAEALERRLEVEDRTLDVFVQVNSSGEESKFGLRPDEVGAFVRELPNFPRLRVKGLMTLALFSADEARVRRCFVLMRELRDALRQDAPDGVRLDELSMGMSGDFETAVEEGATVVRVGQSIFGARALPDSYYWPGQGA
- a CDS encoding ABC transporter ATP-binding protein yields the protein MTEARPSPRAAYEPGAPTEVVLEAAKLTKVYRSSAAGAAHVALDAFDLRVVAGEFVGVMGPSGSGKSTLLNLLATIDTPSSGAVRIGGVDPAGMNPTDLARFRRHRLGFVFQDYNLLESLSVRENILLPLVLDRVPLADMRARLADVAALLGIEDLLDRRTHEISGGQQQRTAIARALVSRPDVILADELTGNLDSRAAFAVMELLRRLNEERGVTILMVTHDPFAASFCRRVVFIKDGRPHSELRRAGQRQAFFQQVIDNLSVLGGDPRDVPAARL
- a CDS encoding sensor histidine kinase produces the protein MTLLDYLADRLVLILGFALGTLFLLLVVHLSVARLGPGTAGYIVLLAGVFAVALLTLDYALQAPFRREVRLRLLRGGRAAARGGRSAPLPPGRTREQRALVRLVEDVTREGAEETQALRSAAAEHRAFLDLWVHQLKTPVTVLGLTAREGRHDPGAWDSVEEEVAELAHGLDLMLTSARLERFDLDLRPAAVDLTEVARRAVNELKGSWLRSGVFPGLVAPEAPVTVETDPKWLGFVLRQLLGNAIKYSEAGSRVGVVVDASGGSARLSVEDEGLGIPPEDLPRVFERYFTGANGRVRSASTGMGLYLAARVCAELGHRLAVESERGAGTTFTVTFATAGLFGG
- a CDS encoding FtsX-like permease family protein — its product is MTFRQLAFNNVRASGLRYAAYFLSCVFSVTLFFVYAQFILHPDVMNGDIYGGNASRTVLLVCEVLVGLFAFFFVLYSSGAFLRARSGEFGLLSLLGTTGGQLRRLIWLESTVLSGLATLVGIGLGLLLSRLFLMAIARVLGMGAPIRFLVVPGAVLLTALVFLVLFQLVTLAATLRVGRRSVKALLVGARSERAAPRASAALAFVGAALIAGGYVVAASAQGSAVVVAFLPVVAAVVVGTYLLLGHGSVVFLRRLQRRERWYLSGPRMLAVSQLVYKVRDNARLMATIASLSAVVLAGAGTFHIFSRQIERSIHERFPQALSVVGPERGGAADGGSVAGGVDPDEVEALLARHAVVPASRAQLELVSGTALVDGRERHVTLVATEAYRDLLDRLGRAAPASEQGAATLVLAPRATSAANRGEWDTDGGSVAGRPVDPVGTLSVPFLALDEWYLVDAADLARLAPLERGMAARELWLWDWRRAGPGVAGLVDDVALLEPSEIEGGVVSGRELAGRAARSTLGLSLFVGLFVSLLFFIGAGSLIYFKLFTELPEDGRTLWRLRRIGVTPIETGRLVTWQVATIFFLPFALGALHAAFALKAFGNLLALPVGGYTATVLALFALVQGAFYLLTRWTYIRQVERLAA
- the pdxK gene encoding pyridoxine/pyridoxal/pyridoxamine kinase, translated to MRPADLAPLPVDVVSVQSHVCYGCVGNSVAVPTLQALGLNVVPVPTVYLSNVPQYDTLSGGAIPQEWFEGFLADVERRGALRHARAVLTGYLGTPRQATALTAWLERMVAARPELLVVVDPVMGDRDSGLYVHAGLPQAMPALARLATGLTPNAFELERLVGRPVTTVSETVAAAGELLGGRTRWVVVTSAAPAAAPPGETMVVMVTADSHQVVTHEVVASAAKGTGDLFSAVLLHGLLAGTDLAAAVGAAHERVAAVLERTSRLGCAELVLS